A window of Lysobacter terrestris contains these coding sequences:
- the virB11 gene encoding P-type DNA transfer ATPase VirB11 gives MITEAPLARISNDFLDYQYQVLGIHAYMNSPEVTEICINRPGELYVETRSGWQRIDVPSLNFERARQFCTAVVNESNTGQRITDADPVVSLTFPTGQRAQFVIPPACDAGKVSITIRLPSKHSKTLQQYQDDGFFDQVLEQAGELGDHDRELLELRRARNYAEFFKRAVHYKKNIVVAGATGSGKTTFMKSLVNHIPDNERLVTIEDARELFISQPNVVHLLYSKGGQSTSNVSAKSCMEACLRMKPDRIILAELRGDESFYFIRNCASGHPGSITSCHAGSTAQTWDQLALMVKASAEGSGLEFSVIKRLLMMTIDIVVHIKAHAGQRYITGIDFDPSRALSAAEEA, from the coding sequence ATGATCACCGAAGCACCGCTCGCACGGATCTCCAACGACTTCCTGGATTACCAGTACCAGGTGCTGGGCATCCACGCATACATGAATTCTCCGGAAGTCACCGAGATCTGCATCAACCGGCCGGGCGAACTCTATGTGGAGACCCGAAGTGGGTGGCAGCGCATCGACGTGCCCAGCCTGAACTTCGAGCGTGCGCGCCAGTTCTGTACTGCCGTTGTCAACGAGAGCAACACCGGACAGCGCATCACCGATGCCGACCCCGTGGTCTCGCTGACGTTCCCGACGGGGCAGCGCGCCCAGTTCGTGATTCCGCCGGCCTGCGACGCCGGCAAGGTCTCGATCACCATCCGGTTGCCCTCCAAGCACAGCAAGACGCTCCAGCAGTACCAGGACGACGGCTTCTTCGACCAGGTGCTGGAGCAGGCTGGGGAGCTGGGCGACCACGACCGGGAATTGCTCGAGCTCCGTCGTGCCCGCAACTATGCGGAATTCTTCAAGCGGGCCGTCCACTACAAGAAGAACATCGTGGTGGCCGGCGCAACGGGTAGCGGCAAGACCACGTTCATGAAGTCGCTGGTCAACCACATTCCGGACAACGAACGCCTCGTCACCATCGAGGACGCGCGCGAACTGTTCATCAGCCAGCCAAATGTTGTGCACCTGCTGTATTCCAAGGGCGGGCAGAGCACGAGCAACGTGAGCGCAAAGAGTTGCATGGAAGCCTGCCTGCGCATGAAGCCGGACCGGATCATCCTGGCCGAGCTGCGCGGCGACGAATCGTTCTATTTCATCCGCAACTGTGCGTCGGGCCATCCAGGTTCGATCACCAGTTGCCATGCCGGCAGTACGGCGCAGACATGGGACCAGCTCGCATTGATGGTGAAGGCCTCCGCCGAGGGCTCCGGCCTCGAGTTCTCGGTGATCAAGCGTCTTTTGATGATGACAATCGACATCGTGGTGCACATCAAGGCGCATGCCGGGCAGCGTTACATCACGGGAATCGATTTCGATCCATCGCGTGCGCTGAGCGCCGCGGAAGAAGCGTGA
- the ccmA gene encoding heme ABC exporter ATP-binding protein CcmA — MESTPPKTALPPLLEARGLRFSRNDEPVFGPLDFAVEANEALLVQGDNGAGKTTLLRVLAGLLKLDEGEVLIEGRVADAYQRSHAIAYLGHLAALKADLSALENLDFLCGLHGRRANLVPEQAMAMVGLAGYEDALARQLSAGQKKRLSLARLWLSPAPLWLLDEPYANLDLDGIELVNRMVQAHLQDGGATLVTTHGAYAAPPVRTRMLVMRKPA, encoded by the coding sequence CTGGAAAGCACGCCCCCCAAGACGGCCCTGCCCCCGCTGCTGGAGGCCCGCGGCCTGCGCTTCTCGCGCAACGACGAGCCTGTGTTCGGCCCGCTGGATTTCGCCGTCGAGGCCAACGAGGCGCTGCTGGTGCAGGGCGACAACGGTGCCGGCAAGACCACCCTGCTGCGGGTGCTGGCCGGGCTGCTGAAGCTGGACGAGGGCGAGGTCCTGATCGAGGGCCGCGTCGCCGATGCCTACCAGCGCTCGCACGCGATCGCGTACCTGGGGCACCTGGCGGCGCTGAAGGCGGACCTGAGCGCCCTGGAGAACCTCGATTTCCTGTGCGGCCTGCACGGGCGGCGCGCGAACCTGGTGCCGGAACAGGCGATGGCGATGGTCGGCTTGGCCGGCTACGAGGACGCGCTGGCGCGGCAGCTGTCGGCCGGGCAGAAGAAGCGGCTCTCGCTCGCCCGCCTGTGGCTGTCGCCGGCGCCGCTGTGGCTGCTGGACGAGCCTTACGCCAACCTCGACCTCGACGGCATCGAACTGGTCAACCGCATGGTCCAGGCGCACCTGCAGGACGGCGGCGCCACGCTGGTGACGACGCACGGTGCGTACGCGGCGCCGCCGGTGCGCACGCGGATGCTGGTGATGAGGAAGCCGGCATGA
- a CDS encoding type IV secretion system protein VirB3 translates to MHKNVLFRGCTRPPMFLGVPYIPFAVGAGACLLLTFYINMFCLLLLPIVIFIMRQMARRDEMIFRLLGLRWQFRTKVRNLPHHSGMWVFSPNLYRDRTSGSRN, encoded by the coding sequence ATGCATAAGAACGTGCTGTTCCGTGGCTGCACGCGCCCGCCGATGTTCCTGGGAGTTCCCTACATTCCCTTTGCCGTCGGTGCTGGCGCGTGTCTGCTGCTCACGTTCTATATCAACATGTTCTGCCTACTGCTCCTGCCCATCGTGATTTTCATCATGCGGCAGATGGCGCGGCGGGACGAGATGATCTTCCGCCTGCTCGGGTTGCGCTGGCAGTTCCGCACGAAAGTACGGAACCTCCCGCACCATTCGGGCATGTGGGTGTTCTCGCCCAATCTCTACCGCGACCGCACGAGCGGCTCCAGAAACTGA
- a CDS encoding TrbI/VirB10 family protein, translating to MSQNMHPPGHQEDQVGASQDSGPAYSGANPYYAQHSAASVPDLDANTPLLKSSDVQKLNRKALVFLAGIVALLVVAAIWMFNSAGAEEETKPKVAEEEILIPEAPKAAAAEPLPPLPVADAAEMPPLPMAPPMQPMPLPDAGGQPLSAQEPSLLSRRMGASEQDEQRSGTAVMPGMITPDSYAQAMLGMQGQGQAQPARPGVASAQPILNPDTLLVRGTYLRCVMETRIITDVPGFTSCVVTEPVYSINGRRLLLPKGSKISGTYKSDNVTGPRVAVVWDRITTPNGIDINMASPGVDNLGAAGHPGDYDAHWGSRIASALLISMISDAFKYAGAKHGPSGSTVTNSGNEIIQPYESNTARAMERLAGQALERGASRPPTVTINQGTVVNVYVAKDVDFSSVLR from the coding sequence ATGAGCCAGAACATGCACCCGCCCGGGCATCAGGAAGATCAGGTCGGCGCGTCGCAGGACTCCGGTCCGGCGTATTCCGGGGCCAATCCGTACTACGCGCAGCATTCGGCGGCGTCGGTGCCGGATCTCGACGCGAACACGCCGCTGCTCAAGTCCAGCGACGTGCAGAAGCTGAACCGCAAGGCGCTGGTGTTCCTGGCCGGCATCGTCGCGCTGCTGGTGGTGGCGGCGATCTGGATGTTCAACAGCGCCGGCGCCGAGGAAGAGACGAAGCCGAAGGTCGCGGAGGAAGAGATCCTCATTCCCGAGGCGCCCAAGGCCGCGGCTGCCGAACCGCTACCGCCGCTTCCCGTTGCCGATGCGGCGGAAATGCCGCCGCTGCCGATGGCGCCACCCATGCAGCCGATGCCGCTACCGGACGCGGGTGGTCAGCCCTTGAGTGCGCAGGAGCCTAGCCTCCTTTCCCGCCGCATGGGCGCATCCGAGCAGGACGAACAGCGTTCCGGCACGGCGGTGATGCCCGGAATGATCACTCCCGACTCCTACGCCCAGGCGATGCTTGGCATGCAGGGTCAGGGGCAGGCACAGCCGGCGCGCCCGGGGGTTGCCAGCGCGCAACCGATCCTCAATCCGGACACCTTGCTGGTCCGTGGCACCTATCTGCGTTGCGTGATGGAAACACGGATCATCACCGACGTGCCCGGATTCACCTCTTGCGTGGTGACCGAACCCGTGTACTCGATCAACGGTCGCCGGCTGCTGCTGCCCAAGGGTTCGAAGATCTCGGGAACGTACAAGAGCGACAACGTCACCGGCCCGCGCGTCGCCGTGGTCTGGGACCGCATCACCACGCCCAATGGCATCGACATCAACATGGCCAGCCCCGGCGTGGATAACCTGGGTGCGGCCGGTCATCCAGGTGACTACGACGCGCATTGGGGCAGCCGTATCGCCTCGGCCCTGCTGATCAGCATGATCAGCGATGCCTTCAAGTACGCGGGAGCCAAGCACGGGCCGAGTGGAAGCACCGTGACCAACTCGGGCAACGAAATCATCCAGCCATACGAGAGCAACACCGCGCGGGCGATGGAGCGACTGGCCGGGCAGGCGCTCGAGCGCGGCGCCAGTCGCCCGCCGACGGTGACCATCAACCAGGGCACGGTGGTCAACGTCTACGTGGCCAAGGACGTGGATTTCTCGTCGGTCCTGCGCTGA
- a CDS encoding TrbC/VirB2 family protein, with protein sequence MSSNLQLKNTVSAFLLAATFVAMLALPEVALAQTAETRVEGFLSKVQGLLNIASVSIVTIAVIFAGYQIAFAHKRISDVAPILIGGFLIGAAAQLAKMVIPEDSATTTTMVMNALTTYA encoded by the coding sequence ATGAGCTCCAACCTGCAACTCAAGAACACTGTTTCGGCCTTCCTCTTGGCGGCCACGTTCGTGGCGATGCTGGCCCTGCCTGAAGTCGCATTGGCGCAGACCGCCGAAACCCGCGTCGAAGGCTTCCTGAGCAAGGTCCAGGGCCTGCTCAACATCGCGTCGGTCTCGATCGTGACCATCGCGGTGATCTTCGCCGGCTACCAGATCGCCTTCGCGCACAAGCGTATTTCCGACGTGGCCCCCATCCTGATCGGTGGCTTCCTGATCGGTGCCGCTGCTCAGCTGGCGAAGATGGTCATTCCGGAAGACTCGGCGACGACAACCACGATGGTCATGAATGCGCTGACGACGTATGCATAA
- a CDS encoding TrbG/VirB9 family P-type conjugative transfer protein encodes MICMRKRCLSGVLFLAMSVIATPVVAQVIQEYEYESNRIYQVRTGLGITTQIELSPNEKILDYSTGFSSGWDLSRRDNVFYLKPKNVDVDTNMMVRTETHSYIFELKVVATDWRALEQAKHAGVQYKIKFVYPSDAEFASAGTKEELQPQLSTQLDRGRAYNFDYHYATRSRKPWLIPTAVYDDGQFTYVRMSDMKNFPTGNFPAVFAREREGSEDFVVNTTVEDNTIIVHGTYPYLIVRHGKNVVGLRRNKQK; translated from the coding sequence ATGATCTGCATGCGTAAGCGCTGCCTGTCCGGCGTCCTGTTCCTGGCGATGTCGGTCATCGCCACACCGGTCGTCGCACAGGTCATCCAGGAATACGAGTACGAGTCCAACCGCATCTACCAGGTGCGCACGGGCCTGGGCATCACCACGCAGATCGAGTTGAGCCCGAACGAGAAGATCCTGGACTACAGCACCGGTTTCAGCAGCGGCTGGGACCTGAGCCGTCGCGACAACGTCTTCTACCTAAAGCCGAAGAACGTCGACGTCGATACCAACATGATGGTGCGCACCGAGACGCACTCCTACATCTTCGAATTGAAGGTGGTCGCCACCGATTGGCGAGCGCTCGAGCAGGCCAAGCACGCCGGCGTCCAGTACAAGATCAAGTTCGTGTATCCCAGCGATGCGGAGTTCGCCAGCGCAGGCACCAAGGAAGAGTTGCAACCGCAGCTGAGCACGCAGCTCGACCGGGGCCGCGCCTACAACTTCGATTACCACTACGCGACGCGATCCAGGAAGCCCTGGTTGATCCCGACCGCCGTGTATGACGACGGTCAGTTCACCTACGTGCGCATGAGCGACATGAAGAACTTCCCGACCGGGAACTTCCCGGCGGTGTTCGCGCGCGAGCGTGAAGGCAGCGAGGACTTCGTGGTGAACACGACGGTCGAGGACAACACGATCATCGTCCATGGCACCTATCCCTATCTGATCGTCCGCCACGGCAAGAACGTGGTCGGCCTGCGCAGGAACAAGCAGAAATGA
- a CDS encoding virB8 family protein: protein MDAREMFGKKAATQQIDTAVTKAANFEITIADMARRSERRAWMVAWSAIAMALILAGGYFYFLPLKEKVPYLVMADAYTGTSSVARLTGDFGDQGISASEALNKSNISHFVLARESYDYSQFGQRDWNTVHAMGAPGVTVGYTRLYAKTNPGNPQTLFGKNRSVRVKILSVQLHDAIDTGSRPKAATVRFQRSLFDKGAGTAEPLDSKIASIEYVYKSNLKMDERNRTLNPLGFQVTSYRVDNDYAASPPIEDDIPAPVSAPPAPVDPSALGANAPVSPAASAADGTQTQQLPAAQSAGTAASSNANGVSNQ, encoded by the coding sequence ATGGATGCGAGAGAGATGTTCGGAAAGAAAGCGGCAACCCAACAGATCGACACTGCCGTCACCAAGGCGGCGAACTTCGAAATCACCATCGCCGACATGGCGCGCCGCAGCGAGCGGCGCGCGTGGATGGTGGCGTGGTCGGCGATCGCGATGGCCCTGATCCTCGCCGGGGGGTACTTCTACTTCCTCCCCTTGAAGGAGAAGGTGCCGTATCTCGTCATGGCGGACGCGTACACGGGTACCAGCAGCGTGGCGCGCCTGACCGGCGACTTCGGTGATCAGGGCATCAGCGCCAGCGAGGCGCTCAACAAGAGCAACATCTCGCACTTCGTGCTCGCGCGTGAGTCCTACGACTATTCGCAGTTCGGCCAGCGCGACTGGAACACCGTGCATGCCATGGGCGCCCCGGGCGTGACGGTCGGCTACACCCGGCTGTACGCCAAGACCAACCCGGGCAACCCGCAGACGCTATTCGGCAAGAACCGCTCCGTCCGCGTGAAGATCCTCAGCGTGCAGCTGCACGACGCAATCGATACCGGTTCCCGGCCGAAGGCCGCGACGGTGCGGTTCCAGCGCAGCCTGTTCGACAAGGGGGCCGGCACGGCCGAGCCGCTGGACAGCAAGATCGCGTCCATCGAGTACGTCTACAAGTCGAACCTGAAGATGGACGAGCGTAATCGCACGCTCAATCCGCTCGGTTTCCAGGTGACGAGCTATCGCGTCGACAACGATTACGCCGCGTCGCCGCCCATCGAGGACGACATCCCGGCGCCCGTGAGCGCCCCGCCTGCACCCGTCGATCCGTCGGCACTAGGCGCGAATGCTCCGGTCAGTCCCGCCGCCTCGGCTGCGGATGGCACCCAAACACAACAGCTTCCGGCCGCACAGTCGGCGGGAACGGCTGCCAGCAGTAATGCGAATGGAGTCAGCAACCAATGA
- a CDS encoding VirB4 family type IV secretion/conjugal transfer ATPase, with product MLNPDTPISEFIPLSTHVSPTVLKTTGGDYLLVWHLGGLPFVGREEWEIEHRHNTFNRMLQTLRAPDFVNVAFWTHDIRRRGRVRDQSRFDQLFNQSLSDDYFSALSSQKIMLNELYLTMIYRPVVSGKRFVEKSSNVEQLRSEQEQAIAKVLELAGNVEAVLKDYAPYRLGMYEARNGVVFSEALEFFGYLVNRIDEPVPVLQAPVYGYLPVSRNMFSAKSGDFVINTPTGANHFGAILNIKEYTDATYPGILNGLKYLDFEYVITHSFSPMGRQDALKVLDRTKGMMISSGDKAVSQIAELDQAMDQLASGNFVLGEYHFTFALYADSQERLAQNVAAARAELSNAGFVSTKEDLAVTSSFYSQLPGNWKYRTRLANVSSLNFLGLSPLHNFAMGKKENNPWGECVTTLQTTNGQPYYFNFHATHPAENSLGEKAIANTMVIGKSGTGKTALINFLLSQVQKLKPSPTIFFFDKDRGAEIFVRACGGNYLALENGQPTGFNPFHCERNESNVQFLADLVKVLAAKGIYSAREEEDIFRAVESILDTPVHLRTMTNFQKSLPNMGDDGLYSRLRKWTAGNSLGWVFDNPVDTIDLQKANIIGFDYTDVIDNPEVRVPVINYLLHRLESLIDGRPLIYVMDEFWKILDGGGALKEFAKNKQKTIRKQNGLGIFATQSPEDALASDISAALIEQTATLVLLPNPNASREDYIDGLKLTDAEYQVVKSLDERSRCFLVKQGHAATVCQLNLRGMDDALAVISSSTDNIDVMHRVLEEEARRSGVPVQGLRPEQWLERFYAERKGSGKGKLPSPALVEARVRA from the coding sequence ATGCTCAATCCAGACACCCCCATCAGCGAATTCATTCCACTCTCCACGCACGTTTCGCCGACGGTGTTGAAGACCACCGGGGGCGACTATCTGCTGGTGTGGCATCTCGGTGGGCTGCCGTTCGTCGGTCGCGAGGAATGGGAGATCGAGCATCGCCACAACACCTTCAACAGGATGTTGCAGACCCTGCGCGCACCGGATTTCGTCAATGTCGCGTTCTGGACCCACGATATCCGTAGGCGGGGCAGGGTGCGGGACCAGAGCCGGTTCGACCAGCTATTCAACCAGTCCCTATCCGACGACTACTTCTCGGCGCTGTCCAGCCAGAAGATCATGTTGAACGAGCTCTACCTCACCATGATCTACCGTCCCGTCGTGTCCGGTAAGCGTTTCGTCGAGAAGTCGTCCAACGTCGAGCAGCTACGCTCGGAACAGGAACAGGCGATCGCCAAGGTGCTGGAGCTTGCCGGCAACGTGGAGGCCGTGCTCAAGGACTATGCCCCCTATCGGTTGGGGATGTACGAGGCGCGCAACGGCGTCGTGTTCTCTGAAGCCCTGGAGTTCTTCGGCTATCTGGTCAACCGCATCGACGAGCCGGTGCCTGTGCTGCAGGCGCCGGTCTACGGGTACCTGCCCGTCAGCCGAAACATGTTCTCGGCCAAATCGGGCGACTTCGTCATCAACACGCCGACGGGCGCCAACCATTTCGGCGCGATCCTCAATATCAAGGAATACACCGACGCGACCTATCCCGGGATCCTCAACGGGTTGAAGTACCTGGACTTCGAGTACGTCATCACCCATTCCTTCAGCCCGATGGGGCGGCAGGACGCGCTCAAGGTCCTGGATCGCACCAAGGGCATGATGATCTCTTCCGGCGACAAAGCGGTCAGCCAGATCGCAGAACTGGACCAGGCCATGGACCAGCTCGCTTCCGGCAACTTCGTCCTGGGCGAATACCACTTCACCTTCGCCCTCTACGCGGATTCGCAGGAGCGGCTGGCGCAGAACGTTGCGGCGGCCCGTGCCGAGTTGTCGAACGCGGGCTTCGTCTCCACGAAGGAAGACCTGGCGGTCACATCGTCCTTCTATTCGCAGCTGCCGGGCAACTGGAAATACCGCACGCGGCTGGCCAATGTCAGTTCGCTCAACTTCCTCGGCCTGTCGCCCTTGCACAACTTCGCGATGGGCAAGAAGGAAAACAACCCGTGGGGCGAGTGCGTCACCACGCTCCAGACCACCAACGGTCAGCCCTATTACTTCAATTTTCATGCGACCCACCCGGCGGAGAATTCGCTGGGAGAGAAGGCCATCGCCAACACGATGGTGATCGGCAAGTCCGGTACCGGCAAGACGGCGCTCATCAACTTCCTGCTCAGCCAGGTCCAGAAGCTGAAGCCGTCCCCGACCATCTTCTTCTTCGACAAGGACCGCGGCGCCGAGATCTTCGTCCGGGCCTGCGGCGGCAACTACCTCGCGCTGGAGAACGGGCAGCCTACCGGCTTCAATCCGTTCCATTGCGAGCGCAACGAGTCAAACGTCCAGTTCCTCGCCGACCTGGTCAAGGTGCTGGCGGCGAAGGGGATCTACTCGGCCCGGGAAGAGGAGGACATCTTCCGCGCCGTCGAGAGCATCCTGGATACGCCGGTCCATCTGCGCACGATGACCAACTTCCAGAAGAGCCTGCCCAACATGGGCGATGACGGCCTTTACTCGCGCTTGCGTAAATGGACGGCCGGCAACTCGTTGGGTTGGGTCTTCGATAACCCGGTCGATACGATCGACCTGCAGAAGGCCAACATCATCGGCTTCGACTACACCGATGTCATCGACAACCCGGAGGTGCGGGTGCCGGTCATCAACTACCTGCTGCACCGCCTGGAGTCGCTGATCGATGGACGCCCGTTGATCTATGTGATGGACGAGTTCTGGAAGATCCTGGACGGCGGTGGCGCCCTCAAGGAGTTTGCGAAAAACAAGCAGAAGACCATCCGCAAGCAGAACGGGCTCGGCATCTTCGCGACGCAGAGTCCGGAGGACGCGCTTGCCAGCGACATCTCCGCCGCGCTGATCGAACAGACCGCGACGTTGGTCCTTCTGCCAAATCCGAATGCCAGCCGTGAGGACTATATCGACGGGCTCAAGCTGACCGATGCCGAATACCAGGTCGTGAAAAGCCTGGATGAGCGCTCGCGTTGCTTCCTGGTGAAGCAGGGCCATGCGGCCACAGTGTGCCAGTTGAACCTGCGCGGGATGGACGATGCCCTGGCGGTGATCTCGTCGTCCACCGACAACATCGACGTCATGCATCGGGTGCTGGAGGAGGAGGCCCGTCGATCCGGGGTCCCGGTGCAGGGGCTGCGGCCCGAGCAATGGCTGGAACGGTTCTATGCGGAGCGGAAAGGTTCGGGGAAGGGGAAGTTACCTTCCCCGGCTCTTGTCGAGGCCCGGGTGCGGGCCTAG
- a CDS encoding pyridoxal phosphate-dependent aminotransferase: MTPETKLPKVGTTIFTVMSSLAMEHGAVNLGQGFPDFSVPERLIEALDRAMREGKNQYAPMTGIPALRQAIAAKTERCYGYRPDADAEITVASGASEAIFDAVLAVVRPGDEVIVLDPCYDCYEPAIDLAGGRAVHVPLDPVDFSVPWDQVRAAISPKTRMLMINSPHNPSGAMFTADDIAQLTALISGTHIYLLSDEVYEHIIFDGAVHESVLRYPQLRERAFVISSFGKTYHCTGWKIGYCIAPPALSAEFRKVHQYNTFCSFAPAQWAFAEMIEAEPEHYEQLGAFYQAKRDRFREQLLTTKLKPLPVPGGYFQLVDYSAVSDLDDVAFCRWLTIEKCVTAIPLSPFYETAPQGQRLARLCFAKNEATLDAAIERLQKL, encoded by the coding sequence ATGACCCCGGAAACCAAGCTGCCCAAGGTCGGCACCACCATCTTCACCGTGATGTCCTCGCTCGCCATGGAGCACGGTGCCGTCAACCTGGGCCAGGGGTTTCCGGACTTCAGCGTACCCGAACGGCTGATCGAAGCGCTCGACCGCGCCATGCGCGAAGGCAAGAACCAGTACGCCCCGATGACCGGCATCCCGGCCCTGCGCCAGGCCATCGCCGCCAAGACCGAACGCTGCTACGGCTACCGGCCGGACGCCGACGCCGAGATTACCGTTGCCTCGGGCGCCTCCGAAGCCATCTTCGACGCCGTCCTGGCCGTGGTCCGCCCGGGCGACGAGGTCATCGTCCTCGACCCGTGTTACGACTGCTACGAACCCGCCATCGACCTCGCCGGCGGCCGCGCCGTGCACGTGCCGCTGGACCCGGTCGACTTCTCGGTGCCGTGGGACCAGGTGCGCGCGGCCATCAGCCCGAAGACGCGGATGCTGATGATCAATTCGCCGCACAACCCGTCCGGCGCCATGTTCACCGCCGACGACATCGCCCAGCTCACCGCGCTGATCAGCGGCACGCATATCTATCTGCTCTCGGACGAGGTCTACGAGCACATCATCTTCGACGGCGCCGTCCACGAATCCGTGCTGCGCTACCCGCAGCTGCGCGAACGCGCCTTCGTGATCTCCAGCTTCGGCAAGACCTACCACTGCACCGGCTGGAAGATCGGTTACTGCATCGCGCCGCCCGCGCTCTCGGCGGAATTCCGCAAGGTGCACCAGTACAACACCTTCTGCTCCTTCGCCCCGGCGCAGTGGGCCTTCGCCGAAATGATCGAGGCCGAGCCGGAACACTACGAACAGCTCGGCGCCTTCTACCAGGCCAAGCGCGACCGCTTCCGCGAACAACTGCTCACCACCAAGCTCAAGCCGCTGCCGGTGCCGGGCGGCTACTTCCAGCTGGTCGACTACTCCGCGGTGAGCGATCTCGACGATGTCGCCTTCTGCCGCTGGCTCACCATCGAGAAGTGCGTCACCGCGATTCCGCTGTCGCCGTTCTACGAGACCGCGCCGCAGGGACAGCGGCTGGCGCGGCTGTGTTTCGCCAAGAACGAGGCGACGTTGGATGCGGCGATCGAACGACTGCAGAAGCTGTAA
- a CDS encoding DUF3293 domain-containing protein has protein sequence MRELHLVNASELAAAYAAAQYAVVLDGDALALHVGQRAVDLEAYWPQRRYAFITAWNPASVPHSDAANETANAVLVARLTAMGLARHPAHAYAKYGDWREAGWLVGDIDEALVDLLGREFSQAGILAWTFGEPVRLRMLMPRPPQATGLDCIDWVG, from the coding sequence ATGCGCGAGCTGCATCTCGTCAATGCCAGCGAACTGGCCGCTGCCTATGCCGCCGCGCAGTACGCGGTGGTGCTGGACGGCGACGCGCTGGCGCTGCACGTGGGGCAGCGGGCGGTGGATCTCGAAGCCTATTGGCCGCAGCGCCGCTACGCCTTCATTACCGCCTGGAACCCGGCATCGGTGCCGCATTCGGATGCGGCGAACGAAACCGCCAACGCCGTGCTGGTCGCGCGGCTCACCGCCATGGGCCTGGCCCGGCACCCCGCCCACGCCTACGCCAAGTACGGCGATTGGCGCGAAGCCGGCTGGCTGGTGGGCGATATCGACGAGGCACTGGTCGACCTGCTGGGCCGGGAGTTCAGCCAGGCCGGGATCCTGGCCTGGACGTTCGGCGAGCCGGTGCGCCTGCGCATGCTGATGCCGCGGCCGCCGCAGGCCACCGGCCTGGACTGCATCGACTGGGTCGGCTGA
- a CDS encoding lytic transglycosylase domain-containing protein, whose product MELMNCPNLAVPDEVMHHVVRVESSNNPYAIGVVGGRLVRQPQNLAEALATVRMLEGKGYNFSIGLAQVNRYNLGKYGLDSYEKAFQACPNLEAGSRILAECYSRSGRDWGKSFSCYYSGNFVTGFRHGYVQKIYASMGNAAASDTATPAIAVIARPGRRPVTATKQPSSSSAVVAQRMATPEPPRTVAVAASTAVVAQPQTASVATTVPDGQQGAPVGSSIASMASPDRAFVF is encoded by the coding sequence ATGGAGCTCATGAACTGCCCGAATCTGGCAGTTCCCGATGAGGTGATGCACCACGTCGTGCGCGTGGAGTCATCCAACAACCCCTACGCGATCGGCGTAGTGGGCGGGCGGCTTGTCCGACAGCCGCAGAATCTCGCCGAAGCGCTCGCCACGGTGCGCATGCTCGAGGGAAAGGGGTACAACTTTTCCATCGGATTGGCGCAGGTCAATCGTTACAACCTCGGCAAGTACGGACTCGACAGTTACGAGAAGGCATTCCAGGCCTGCCCCAACCTGGAGGCCGGGTCGCGCATCCTCGCTGAATGCTACAGCCGCTCCGGCCGGGACTGGGGCAAGTCCTTCAGTTGCTATTACTCAGGCAACTTCGTTACCGGCTTCCGCCACGGCTACGTGCAGAAGATCTACGCGTCGATGGGTAACGCGGCTGCATCCGATACAGCGACCCCCGCCATCGCGGTTATCGCAAGGCCCGGACGTCGACCGGTAACCGCCACCAAACAGCCATCCTCGTCTAGTGCCGTGGTCGCGCAGCGCATGGCTACGCCCGAGCCACCCAGGACAGTCGCAGTCGCGGCATCAACCGCCGTAGTCGCGCAGCCGCAAACCGCTTCGGTAGCCACGACCGTGCCCGACGGACAGCAGGGCGCACCTGTCGGCAGCAGCATCGCCTCCATGGCGTCTCCTGATCGTGCATTCGTGTTCTAG